A genomic window from Aethina tumida isolate Nest 87 chromosome 4, icAetTumi1.1, whole genome shotgun sequence includes:
- the LOC109599524 gene encoding plasminogen, whose protein sequence is MCDVVGVCVIVLVCLATWTNAIQENSASGEQRGMIQDSIKPLINLRNAIKRDRMEIKREGRKIRKDTSIVPHPKSYHYPQGSRREYHTRNDTLPVFSKWTAWSRCVDCHQRRMRSCVKPNWCDSRTYEERVCDSRKCRRKTRKRGDFHVVHFNKNSNYLLKQAPSDIWSRWQDWSQCSPKCKSYRVRYCKKPGRCRKDMQVQNAYCYFRGSQCEQYVLSLTDTRRYSDNRRYEYGNETQPIHRKTRKKCGRRYKTSRMLKIIGGVESKKNKWPWHVAILNMYNEVFCGGTLIAPRWVLTASHCIRSTLKVKLNEHDLSYNDGREIQMKVFKMFPHPNFNSRTVDNDIALLLLPKAVNLPVACLPKRRAKAGEQCSVMGWGKLNSFHKYGTSILNEAKLPIIQAKTCRRSYRQFHITENMLCAGWMSGKMDTCAGDSGGGLMCPVRRHNRTIYRISGITSFGDGCGKSNKFGIYTTVFNYVPWINYVIEHYS, encoded by the exons TCGGCCTCCGGGGAACAACGCGGAATGATCCAAGACTccataaagccattaattaacTTGAGAAACGCCATAAAACGCGACAGAATGGAAATCAAACGTGAAGGCAGGAAAATAAGGAAAGACACATCTATAGTACCACATCCAAAATCATATCACTATCCTCAAGGGTCACGAAGGGAGTACCACACAAGAAACGACACACTTCCGGTGTTCTCCAAGTGGACTGCGTGGTCTCGGTGCGTGGACTGCCATCAAAGAAGGATGAGGAGTTGTGTGAAGCCCAACTGGTGCGACTCGAGGACTTACGAGGAGAGGGTGTGCGACTCGAGGAAGTGCAGGAGGAAGACCAGGAAACGAGGCGACTTCCATGTGGTTCATTTCAACAAG AATAGCAACTATCTCTTGAAACAAGCCCCCTCGGACATTTGGAGCAGATGGCAGGACTGGAGTCAATGCTCCCCGAAATGTAAATCGTACAGGGTCAGGTACTGCAAGAAGCCGGGCAGATGTCGCAAAGACATGCAGGTCCAAAACGCCTACTGTTACTTCCGAGGCTCCCAGTGCGAACAATACGTCCTCAGTCTGACCGACACCCGAAGATATTCCG ATAACAGAAGGTACGAGTACGGGAATGAGACTCAACCAATTCACAGGAAGACTAGGAAGAAATGTGGAAGGAGGTACAAGACCTCCAGGATGTTGAAGATAATTGGAGGGGTGGAGAGTAAGAAGAACAAGTGGCCCTGGCACGTGgccattttaaatatgtacaat GAAGTATTCTGTGGAGGAACATTGATAGCACCAAGATGGGTGCTAACAGCTAGTCACTGCATACGCAGCACCTTAAAGGTGAAACTGAATGAGCACGACCTATCTTACAACGATGGAAGGGAAATACAGATGAAAGTGTTCAAGATGTTCCCCCATCCCAACTTCAACTCCAGAACAGTCGACAACGACATAgctttgttgttgttgcccAAAGCAGTCAACTTGCCCGTAGCTTGCCTGCCCAAAAGAAGGGCCAAAGCCGGCGAACAATGCTCAGTAATGGGTTGGGGGAAGCTCAATTCCTTCCATAAGTACGGAACATCAATTTTGAATGAAGCCAAG CTGCCAATAATTCAGGCCAAAACCTGCAGGAGGTCCTACCGCCAGTTCCACATCACCGAAAACATGCTGTGCGCCGGCTGGATGTCCGGCAAAATGGACACGTGCGCCGGCGACAGCGGTGGAGGCTTGATGTGCCCCGTGAGGAGGCACAACCGCACCATATACCGAATCAGTGGCATCACCAGCTTCGGAGATGGCTGCGGCAAGAGCAATAAGTTCGGCATCTACACCACAGTGTTCAACTATGTTCCTTGGATCAACTACGTCATCGAGCATTATTCTTAG
- the LOC109599538 gene encoding uncharacterized protein LOC109599538, with protein MEKQLHKFFNTLKPNGAGANSGQPQIGFKLTYCESEKFLKVKVIGARQLPNTYGSVKPKGYSVKVTLFPEKEKFDSKTVTDSTPIFNEEFTFRLQSSRIKDDPLKDKFISFTIYANLEDVNETENKKPTNMLKRFLSFNDRDVGMVELRKKSSRSVRSSYRNSLSNRRTIGAVTYKLEIKSFNQVISGQEKSTPDVWRPIKEISSGMITQSRDGTKGSVEVTFSYALSEDRNNDVVEISVNKFRCSVQTMQEHERIGGQLYIKVTAFEREDLVQKMKSDKFEPTISLKLDPSTSTLRANIAEYNLDYVKILIRLMSRNVLGKKELLGKIEIDKNSDIWKEIVSKPLVNITKTINFE; from the exons ATGGAGAAGCAACTTCACAAGTTCTTCAACACTCTGAAGCCTAATGGGGCAGGAGCGAATTCGGGTCAACCGCAGATTGGCTTCAAATTGACTTATTGTGAGAgtgaaaaatttttgaaagttaaGGTGATCGGTGCGAGACAACTGCCTAACACCTACGGTAGTGTTAAGCCCAAAGGATATTCTGTTAAG GTGACTTTATTTCCTGAAAAGGAAAAATTCGATTCCAAAACAGTCACAGACTCGACGCCGATTTTCAATGAGGAATTCACATTCCGCCTCCAATCCTCGAGAATCAAAGATGACCCACTTAAAGACAAATTCATCTCGTTCACCATTTATGCGAACTTGGAAGACGTCAACGAAACGGAAAACAAAAAGCCGACGAATATGCTCAAAAGATTCCTGTCGTTCAACGATCGGGACGTGGGTATGGTGGAGCTGAGAAAGAAGTCGTCCAGATCGGTGCGAAGTAGTTACAGAAACTCGTTGAGCAATAGAAGGACCATCGGGGCTGTGACGTACAAGTTGGAGATCAAGAGTTTTAACCAGGTGATTTCCGGTCAAGAGAAAAGCACTCCTGATGTCTGGAGGCCCATTAAAGAGATTTCCAGTGGGATGATAACGCAATCC CGTGACGGAACTAAAGGAAGTGTAGAAGTGACTTTCTCGTACGCTTTGAGTGAGGATAGAAACAATGATGTGGTGGAAATAAGCGTCAACAAGTTCAGATGCAGCGTCCAGACGATGCAAGAGCACGAAAGAATTGGAG gacaattatatattaaagtgACGGCGTTTGAAAGGGAAGATTTGGTCCAGAAAATGAAGAGTGACAAGTTCGAGCCAACTATAAGTTTAAAACTTGACCCCAGTACCTCAACTCTTAGGGCAAATATTgctgaatataatttagactATGTGAAAATACTGATAAGGTTGATGTCCAGGAATGTTTTGGGGAAGAAGGAATTATTAGGCAAAATAGAAATTGACAAGAACAGCGACATTTGGAAGGAAATAGTTTCAAAACCATTGGTGAATATTACCAAGACAATAAACTTCGAATAA
- the LOC109599537 gene encoding lysosomal thioesterase PPT2 homolog, translated as MKFKTIFLLFFIKFNIASSYKAVILLHGIMTGYESMELIKARIIEKHPGTVVYNLQDFGGWSSLDNMWYQVTKLSDILANITSDHPEGVHFLGYSQGALLGRTLLQANPNHKVQTYISLSGPQAGQYGTQFLHLFFPGVVLETAYELFYSRVGQHTSVGNYWNDPYHQALYYNYSQYLPYVNNELPSTKSDQFKNALTKLKQLVLIGGPDDNVITPWQSSQFGYYNGNGTVINLIDRNIYKTDKIGLKTLDEAGKLRIITVPGINHFMWHLNVSIVDNYILPFLD; from the exons atgaaatttaagacaattttcttattgttttttattaaatttaacattgccAGCTCTTATAAAGCTGTAATTCTTTTGCATGGAATAATGACTGGGTATGAGAGCATGGAGCTGATAAAAGCTAGAATAATTGAG aaacatCCTGGCACTGTTGTTTACAATCTGCAAGACTTTGGAGGGTGGTCCAGTCTTGACAACATGTGGTATCAAGTCACCAAGTTAAGTGACATTTTGGCCAACATAACATCTGACCATCCTGAAGGGGTCCACTTCCTGGGTTATTCTCAAGGTGCTTTGCTAGGTAGAACTTTACTACAAGCTAATCCTAATCACAAAGTTCAAACTTACATATCATTAAGTGGGCCACAAGCCGGACAATACGGCA CACAGTTTTTACATCTGTTTTTCCCTGGGGTGGTGCTGGAAACAGCTTATGAGTTGTTTTATTCAAGAGTGGGTCAACACACTTCAGTGGGTAACTATTGGAATGATCCATATCATCAAGCATTGTATTACAATTACTCACAGTATTTGCCTTATGTGAACAATGAGTTACCTTCAACAAAGAGTGATCAGTTTAAAAATGCCTTGACCAAGCTCAAACAACTGGTGCTGATTGGGGGACCAGATGATAATGTGATCACCCCTTGGCAGTCTAG TCAATTTGGATATTACAATGGAAACGGAACGGTAATTAACTTAATAGACAGGAACATTTATAAAACGGACAAAATAGGCTTAAAAACCTTAGACGAGGCTGGAAAACTTCGGATAATAACGGTCCCaggaattaatcattttatgtgGCATTTGAATGTGTCAATTGtggataattatattttaccatTCTTGGATTAA
- the LOC109599539 gene encoding 39S ribosomal protein L10, mitochondrial — MALAARKGLCEVTSPLIQFKRFRGKINIQNPRPPHFERAKYLALTKPIFVSPYKDKPLTELCSGPGSQWKKKTEENPFQEIIAGELKKWLFESRLVAFFHMNPMNADQQFDAYVLFKKQQMHYKNFGHKTVELAVKNTPYETILDFYVSHNMTVFCKEPNIKKLLQITKKFPQLILLAGIYEGKLLSKDELVHLSTIPNLESAQAGLVQTLNNVGGQLVNKLNSHQTNLVSQLQARVDQLQDENK, encoded by the exons atggCTTTAGCAGCAAGAAAAG GTCTGTGTGAGGTTACTTCCCCTTTGATCCAGTTTAAGAGGTTCAGaggtaaaataaacattcaaaaCCCTCGACCTCCGCATTTTGAACGAGCCAAATATCTTGCACTGACAAAGCCGATATTCGTAAGTCCCTATAAAGACAAACCCCTAACAGAATTGTGCAGTGGCCCAGGTTCACAATGGAAGAAAAAAACTGAAGAGAATCCCTTCCAGGAGATCATTGCAGGTGAACTGAAGAAATGGTTGTTTGAGTCACGGTTGGTGGCATTTTTTCACATGAACCCAATGAATGCTGACCAGCAGTTTGATGCATATGTGTTGTTTAAGAAGCAACAGATGCACTATAAGAATTTTGGTCACAAAACTGTTGAATTGGCTGTTAAAAATACACCCTATGAAACAATATTAGACTTTTATGTGTCACATAATATGACTGTGTTCTGCAAAGAacccaatattaaaaaacttcttCAAATCACCAAGAAGTTTCCACAGTTGATCCTTTTGGCAGGAATTTATGAAGGAAAATTGTTGAGCAAGGATGAGTTGGTGCATTTGAGTACAATTCCTAACTTGGAAAGTGCACAGGCTGGTTTGGTACAGACATTAAACAATGTTGGTGGGCAGTtagttaataaacttaatagcCATCAAACCAATTTGGTGTCACAGCTTCAAGCAAGAGTAGATCAGTTGCAGGATGAGAATAAATGA